A stretch of Bradyrhizobium sp. CCBAU 53338 DNA encodes these proteins:
- a CDS encoding GNAT family N-acetyltransferase produces the protein MTVEFRQIEIADTDAFRAAVDIVARERKYIALSEAPPIEQVRAFVARNVERGYPQIVAVADGAVVGWCNIPPASRVVSAHVGDLFMGLVPDFRGQGFGERLLQHAVQAADVFGFRRIELGVFATNTVAAALYRKVGFVEEGTKKRAILLDGIHHDEIIMARLRG, from the coding sequence ATGACCGTCGAATTCCGCCAGATCGAAATCGCCGATACCGACGCCTTCCGTGCCGCGGTAGACATCGTCGCTCGCGAGCGCAAATACATCGCGCTGAGCGAGGCGCCGCCGATCGAGCAGGTGCGCGCTTTCGTTGCGCGCAATGTCGAGCGTGGCTATCCGCAGATCGTCGCCGTCGCCGACGGCGCCGTGGTCGGATGGTGCAACATTCCGCCGGCCAGCCGCGTTGTCTCGGCGCATGTCGGCGATCTCTTCATGGGGCTCGTTCCGGATTTCCGCGGCCAAGGCTTCGGCGAAAGGCTGTTGCAGCATGCCGTTCAGGCTGCTGATGTATTCGGCTTCCGCCGCATCGAGCTCGGTGTGTTCGCGACCAACACCGTCGCGGCCGCCCTTTATCGCAAGGTTGGGTTCGTCGAGGAGGGCACCAAGAAAAGGGCGATCCTCCTCGACGGTATCCATCACGACGAGATCATCATGGCGCGCCTCAGGGGCTAG
- a CDS encoding class I SAM-dependent methyltransferase: MEVNADRLNAFMGKMITEVGAAMNASLILLGDKLGLYRALAAKGPMNSAELAKATGTAERYVREWLASQAASGYVEYDAGSGKFSMLPEQAMALADQDSPVFLGAVGNVIAAAFLDEPKITDAFKSGKGVGWNRRSECLFCGTARFFRTGYMHHLVQEWLPALDDVVDKLKRGAKVADVGCGHGVSTRLMAEAFPNSRFYGFDYHEGSIEAARKAASEARLGDRVSFAVHSAKTYPAEGYDLVCFFDCLHDMGDPVGAISHVRQTMAKDGTCMLVEPFAGDRLEDNLNPVGRVYYAASTMICTPASLDQEVGLALGAQAGEARLRKVAGEGGLSRFRRAAETPFNLILEARI, encoded by the coding sequence ATGGAGGTCAATGCCGACAGGTTGAATGCTTTTATGGGCAAGATGATCACCGAGGTCGGGGCCGCGATGAACGCATCGCTCATCCTCTTGGGCGACAAGCTCGGGCTCTATCGCGCCCTCGCCGCCAAGGGACCGATGAACTCCGCCGAGCTCGCGAAAGCCACGGGAACGGCGGAGCGCTACGTCCGCGAATGGCTGGCGAGCCAGGCGGCATCCGGCTACGTCGAATACGATGCCGGTTCAGGAAAATTCTCGATGCTGCCGGAGCAGGCGATGGCGCTCGCCGACCAGGATAGCCCGGTGTTTCTCGGCGCGGTCGGCAACGTCATTGCCGCCGCGTTTCTCGACGAGCCGAAGATCACGGACGCCTTCAAGTCCGGCAAGGGTGTCGGCTGGAACCGGCGCAGCGAGTGTCTGTTCTGCGGCACGGCGCGCTTCTTCCGCACCGGCTACATGCATCATCTCGTGCAGGAGTGGCTGCCCGCGCTCGACGACGTCGTCGACAAGCTCAAGCGCGGCGCCAAGGTTGCCGACGTCGGCTGCGGGCACGGCGTCTCGACACGGTTGATGGCGGAAGCCTTTCCGAACTCCCGCTTCTACGGGTTCGACTATCACGAGGGCTCGATCGAGGCGGCACGAAAAGCGGCGAGCGAGGCCAGGCTCGGTGACCGCGTCAGCTTCGCGGTTCACTCGGCCAAGACCTATCCGGCCGAGGGCTACGATCTCGTCTGCTTCTTCGATTGCCTGCACGACATGGGCGATCCCGTCGGCGCGATCAGCCACGTGCGCCAGACCATGGCGAAGGACGGCACCTGCATGCTGGTCGAGCCGTTCGCGGGCGACCGCCTCGAAGACAATCTCAACCCGGTCGGGCGCGTCTATTACGCGGCGTCGACCATGATCTGCACGCCGGCCTCGCTCGATCAGGAGGTGGGCCTCGCGCTCGGCGCGCAAGCCGGCGAGGCAAGGCTGCGCAAGGTCGCCGGCGAAGGCGGATTGTCACGCTTCCGCCGCGCCGCGGAGACGCCGTTCAACCTGATCCTTGAGGCACGGATCTGA
- the clpS gene encoding ATP-dependent Clp protease adapter ClpS, translating to MNDTVTTPKTRTKTKVERPKLHKVILINDDYTPREFVTMVLKAEFRMTEDQAYKVMITAHKLGACVVAVFTRDVAETKATRATDAGRAKGYPLLFTTEPEE from the coding sequence ATGAACGACACCGTCACCACGCCGAAAACCAGGACCAAAACCAAGGTCGAGCGGCCGAAGCTGCACAAGGTCATCCTGATCAACGACGACTACACGCCACGTGAGTTCGTGACCATGGTGCTCAAGGCAGAATTCCGCATGACCGAGGATCAGGCCTACAAGGTCATGATCACCGCGCACAAGCTCGGCGCCTGCGTCGTTGCCGTCTTCACCAGGGACGTCGCCGAGACCAAGGCCACCCGCGCCACCGACGCCGGCCGCGCCAAGGGCTATCCGCTGCTGTTCACGACGGAGCCGGAGGAATAG
- a CDS encoding MFS transporter, with amino-acid sequence MTTIPKAARARLPRGIWVLGFVSMLMDISSEMIHALLPVYLVTVLGASTLTVGFIEGIAEATAAITKIFSGALSDWLGRRKLLAALGYGLAALTKPLFPLAPSIGWLVVARFIDRVGKGIRGAPRDALVADIAPAGLRGASFGLRQSLDTIGAFVGPLVAIGLMWWTADHFVAVFWVAVVPAFLSFGLITFAVKEPDSSREPAKNPLNAAAMRQLGSMYWRVVAIGVVFTLARFSEAFLILRAQNIGLNAMWVPAVLVLMNIAYALSAYPAGVLADRINRTALLALGLVVLAGADLVLALLPNLPGLAIGVVLWGLHMGLTQGLLSALVADTAPPSLRGTAFGYFNLFTGLAMLAASVIAGALWDAYGPVGTFLAGLGFALAALVGLLAAGKGLAMENKS; translated from the coding sequence GTGACGACGATACCGAAAGCTGCACGCGCGAGGCTACCCAGGGGAATCTGGGTGCTCGGCTTTGTCTCGATGCTGATGGACATCTCCTCGGAGATGATCCATGCGCTGCTGCCGGTCTATCTCGTCACCGTGCTCGGCGCCTCCACGCTCACCGTCGGGTTCATCGAAGGCATCGCGGAGGCGACTGCCGCGATCACGAAAATCTTTTCCGGCGCATTGTCGGACTGGCTCGGCCGGCGCAAGCTGCTCGCGGCCTTGGGCTACGGGCTGGCCGCTCTGACGAAGCCGCTGTTTCCGCTCGCGCCCAGCATCGGCTGGCTGGTGGTTGCGCGCTTCATCGACCGGGTCGGCAAGGGCATTCGCGGGGCGCCCCGCGATGCGCTGGTCGCCGACATCGCGCCCGCGGGCCTGCGCGGCGCGAGCTTCGGCCTGCGGCAGTCGCTCGACACGATCGGCGCTTTTGTCGGACCGCTCGTCGCGATCGGCCTGATGTGGTGGACGGCAGATCATTTCGTCGCCGTGTTCTGGGTGGCCGTGGTGCCGGCGTTCCTGTCCTTTGGCCTCATTACGTTTGCGGTGAAGGAGCCGGACTCGAGCCGCGAGCCGGCGAAGAACCCGCTCAACGCCGCCGCGATGCGGCAGCTTGGATCCATGTATTGGCGCGTCGTCGCGATCGGCGTCGTGTTCACGCTGGCGCGTTTCAGCGAGGCCTTCCTGATCCTGCGCGCACAGAACATCGGCCTCAATGCAATGTGGGTGCCGGCGGTGCTGGTGCTGATGAACATCGCCTACGCGCTCTCGGCCTATCCGGCCGGCGTGCTGGCGGACCGGATCAACCGGACCGCCCTGCTCGCGCTGGGCCTCGTCGTTCTCGCCGGCGCCGACCTCGTCCTCGCGCTGCTGCCCAATCTCCCCGGCCTCGCCATCGGCGTCGTGCTGTGGGGCCTGCATATGGGGCTGACGCAAGGCCTGCTCTCGGCGCTCGTCGCCGATACTGCACCGCCAAGCCTGCGCGGCACCGCATTCGGCTATTTCAACCTGTTCACCGGCCTTGCGATGCTGGCCGCAAGCGTCATCGCCGGCGCGCTGTGGGACGCCTATGGTCCGGTCGGCACGTTCCTTGCCGGGCTAGGCTTCGCACTGGCCGCGCTGGTGGGGCTGCTTGCCGCCGGCAAGGGTCTGGCAATGGAGAACAAGTCATGA
- a CDS encoding adenylate/guanylate cyclase domain-containing protein, producing the protein MDRSGLQRVLNWLIDGAKTSGTSADMIAAVCEKLVDAGLPLWRFGIFIRTLHPEIFGRNFIWRQGQKVEMGTVDFDILDTPEFAQSPLRIVFEQGIEVRGRMNDPDSKRFPFLDDMRAEGVTDYIAVPMPFLDGSIHATSWVTRRPGGFSDDDIAAIRMIMAPLARVSEIVSLRRTAEMLLDTYVGNRAGARILGGQIRRGHNDTMQAAIWLSDLRGFTALSDRLPAETVVEILNRYFDCQVTAIRGHGGEVLKFMGDGLLAVFPIDEYVGDASHVCARTLEAAREARASVDALAHPVGDVVERFRFGVALHVGNILYGNIGGGNRLDFTCIGPAVNLAARLEKIAGRLGRTVVVSEGFAKVCGHDWRSLGDFPIAGFSKAQRVYGLAEETPVVMA; encoded by the coding sequence ATGGACAGGTCCGGGCTCCAGCGTGTCTTGAATTGGCTGATCGACGGGGCGAAGACCTCGGGGACCTCGGCCGACATGATCGCCGCTGTCTGCGAGAAGCTGGTCGATGCCGGCCTGCCGCTGTGGCGCTTCGGGATCTTCATCCGCACGCTGCATCCGGAAATCTTCGGTCGCAACTTCATCTGGCGGCAGGGCCAGAAGGTCGAGATGGGCACCGTCGATTTCGATATCCTGGATACCCCCGAATTCGCCCAGAGCCCGCTTCGCATCGTGTTCGAGCAGGGGATCGAGGTGCGGGGCCGCATGAACGACCCCGACAGCAAGCGGTTTCCGTTCCTCGACGACATGCGCGCCGAAGGGGTGACCGACTACATCGCGGTGCCGATGCCGTTTCTCGATGGCTCGATCCATGCGACGAGTTGGGTCACGCGGCGACCCGGCGGCTTCAGCGACGACGACATCGCAGCGATCAGGATGATCATGGCGCCGCTCGCGCGTGTCAGCGAGATCGTCAGCCTGCGCCGCACCGCCGAGATGCTGCTCGACACCTATGTCGGCAACCGCGCGGGTGCGCGCATCCTCGGCGGCCAGATCCGCCGCGGCCACAACGACACCATGCAGGCCGCGATCTGGCTCTCGGATCTGCGCGGCTTCACCGCGCTGTCGGACCGGCTGCCGGCCGAGACCGTGGTCGAGATCCTGAACCGCTATTTCGACTGTCAGGTCACCGCCATCAGGGGGCATGGCGGCGAGGTCCTGAAATTCATGGGCGACGGCCTGCTCGCGGTGTTCCCGATCGACGAATATGTCGGCGACGCCTCCCATGTCTGCGCGCGGACGCTGGAAGCCGCGCGCGAAGCCCGCGCCAGCGTCGATGCGCTGGCGCACCCCGTCGGCGACGTCGTCGAGCGTTTCCGCTTCGGCGTCGCTCTGCACGTCGGGAACATACTTTACGGTAATATCGGTGGCGGCAATCGCCTCGACTTCACCTGCATCGGTCCCGCCGTCAATCTTGCCGCGCGGCTGGAGAAGATCGCCGGTCGCCTGGGGCGGACCGTCGTGGTGTCGGAGGGCTTTGCCAAGGTCTGCGGGCACGACTGGCGTAGTCTCGGCGATTTTCCGATCGCGGGGTTTTCCAAGGCGCAGCGCGTGTATGGGCTGGCGGAGGAGACGCCAGTGGTGATGGCGTGA
- the crcB gene encoding fluoride efflux transporter CrcB: MNASSADRWRTALLYAWVSAGSIVGGLTRYLVGLALDTGPGFPFATLFINATGSLIIGFYATLTGPDGRVLARPEHRQLVMTGFCGGYTTFSTFSLETFRLFHGGLKYTALAYIAASVVCWLVSVWAGHMMANRYNRLKRS, encoded by the coding sequence ATGAATGCTTCCTCCGCCGACCGCTGGCGTACCGCGCTGCTCTATGCCTGGGTCTCTGCCGGCAGCATCGTCGGCGGCCTGACACGCTATCTGGTCGGGCTCGCCCTCGATACCGGCCCGGGTTTTCCCTTCGCGACGTTGTTCATCAACGCCACGGGCTCGCTCATCATCGGCTTCTACGCGACGCTGACCGGCCCGGACGGCCGTGTGCTGGCGCGGCCGGAGCATCGGCAGCTCGTCATGACCGGCTTCTGCGGCGGCTACACCACCTTCTCGACCTTCAGCCTGGAGACCTTCCGCCTGTTCCACGGCGGCCTGAAATATACCGCACTCGCCTATATCGCGGCGTCCGTCGTCTGCTGGCTGGTGTCGGTATGGGCAGGGCATATGATGGCGAACCGCTACAACCGCTTGAAAAGGAGCTGA
- a CDS encoding VOC family protein — MTDEDPMMVGAATVFVVSDIDASLAYYRDVLGFQVTFEYGAPLSYACLCRDEVALHLLAAMATKRLPGHGGLCIFVRDVDRLYDEVSARGARLINQPGDRDYGMRDFDAVDADGNQVTFGMGTDAAA; from the coding sequence ATGACCGACGAAGATCCGATGATGGTTGGCGCCGCGACCGTCTTCGTCGTCTCCGACATCGACGCGAGCCTTGCCTATTATCGTGACGTGCTCGGTTTTCAGGTCACGTTCGAATATGGCGCGCCCTTGTCCTATGCGTGCCTGTGCCGCGACGAGGTCGCCCTGCATCTGCTCGCAGCAATGGCGACGAAGCGATTGCCCGGGCACGGCGGTCTCTGCATCTTCGTCCGGGACGTGGACCGGCTTTACGACGAGGTCTCGGCGCGGGGCGCCAGGCTGATCAACCAGCCGGGGGATCGCGACTATGGCATGCGCGACTTCGATGCGGTCGATGCCGACGGCAATCAGGTCACATTCGGGATGGGGACGGACGCCGCAGCCTGA
- a CDS encoding TlyA family RNA methyltransferase: protein MSPARKRADVLLVERGLFESRARARAAIEAGLVTADSKQVAKPSETIAEDAVIQAEPAHPYVSRGGVKLAGALERYPIEIEDHVCLDVGASTGGFTEVLLANGASLVFAVDVGTSQLHASLRGHPKIMSMEETDIRSYEGKRLPARPEIVVIDVSFISLKTVLPVALSLAAAPMSLLALIKPQFEADRKHNKKGIIRDAAVHQEICDDIAAFAASLGCTDIEIFPSSIAGGDGNIEFFLGARRG from the coding sequence ATGTCCCCTGCCCGCAAGCGCGCGGATGTTCTGCTGGTCGAGCGCGGCCTGTTCGAGAGCCGGGCGCGGGCGCGCGCGGCGATCGAGGCCGGGCTCGTCACGGCTGACAGCAAGCAGGTCGCAAAACCATCGGAGACGATCGCCGAGGACGCGGTGATCCAGGCCGAGCCGGCGCATCCCTACGTCTCGCGCGGCGGTGTCAAGCTCGCGGGCGCTCTGGAGCGTTACCCGATCGAGATCGAGGACCACGTCTGTCTCGACGTCGGCGCCTCTACCGGGGGCTTCACCGAGGTGCTGCTGGCGAACGGCGCGAGCCTGGTGTTCGCCGTGGACGTCGGCACCAGCCAGTTGCACGCCTCGCTGCGCGGTCATCCGAAAATCATGTCGATGGAGGAGACAGACATCCGCAGCTACGAGGGCAAGCGGCTGCCCGCGCGGCCCGAAATCGTCGTCATCGACGTCAGCTTCATCTCGCTCAAGACGGTGCTCCCCGTCGCGCTGTCGCTCGCCGCCGCACCCATGAGCCTGCTGGCGCTGATCAAGCCGCAGTTCGAGGCTGATCGGAAACACAACAAGAAGGGCATCATCCGCGATGCCGCCGTGCACCAGGAGATCTGCGACGACATCGCGGCCTTTGCCGCCTCGCTCGGCTGCACCGATATCGAGATATTCCCTTCTTCCATTGCCGGCGGGGACGGCAACATCGAATTCTTCCTGGGCGCGCGCCGTGGTTGA
- a CDS encoding DUF1194 domain-containing protein, whose product MRLLFSIGAVLVAGVFAGGDVASIAAPSPKFEPPQFEPSRQQRQAADGDAQSVDVELILAVDVSYSMDMDELAIQREGYAQAIQSKEFLQALKTGPSGRIAVTYFEWAATGDQKIIIPWRLIDGPETADAVAAEILKTPIRRASRTSISGAIGFAMPLFDENPYHGLRRVIDISGDGPNNNGGPVTVARDLALEKGIVINGLPIMVKEPSYSTMDIDNLDYYYEDCVIGGPGSFVIAIKDREKFKEAIRTKLLMEVAGRTSPVVHVADKNKEPRVNCLIGEKIWSDRWGR is encoded by the coding sequence ATGCGCTTGCTGTTCTCGATCGGGGCTGTGCTGGTGGCCGGCGTGTTTGCCGGGGGGGACGTCGCGAGCATCGCGGCACCAAGTCCCAAATTTGAACCGCCGCAATTCGAACCATCAAGACAGCAGCGGCAGGCGGCAGACGGCGATGCGCAGTCGGTCGATGTCGAACTGATCCTCGCGGTCGACGTGTCCTATTCGATGGACATGGACGAGCTCGCGATCCAGCGCGAGGGCTACGCGCAGGCGATCCAGTCGAAGGAGTTCTTGCAAGCGCTGAAGACCGGCCCCAGCGGCAGGATCGCCGTGACGTATTTCGAATGGGCCGCAACCGGTGACCAGAAGATCATCATCCCCTGGCGCCTCATCGACGGACCCGAGACGGCGGATGCCGTCGCAGCCGAGATCCTGAAGACGCCGATCCGGCGCGCCTCGCGCACCTCGATATCAGGCGCGATCGGATTCGCGATGCCGCTGTTCGACGAGAACCCTTATCACGGGCTTCGCCGCGTCATCGACATCTCCGGCGACGGTCCGAACAACAACGGCGGCCCAGTCACCGTCGCGCGCGATCTCGCGCTCGAGAAGGGCATCGTCATCAACGGCCTGCCTATCATGGTGAAGGAGCCGTCCTATTCGACCATGGATATCGACAACCTCGATTACTATTACGAGGATTGCGTCATCGGCGGCCCCGGCTCCTTCGTGATCGCAATCAAGGATCGCGAGAAGTTCAAGGAGGCGATCCGCACCAAGCTGCTGATGGAGGTCGCCGGCCGCACATCCCCAGTGGTGCACGTTGCGGACAAGAACAAGGAGCCGCGCGTGAACTGTCTGATCGGCGAGAAGATCTGGTCGGATCGCTGGGGCCGCTAA
- a CDS encoding DUF190 domain-containing protein, whose protein sequence is MQIPNQAVSLRIFIGESDHCNGKPLYEAIVLAARERHIAGATVLRGPMGFGKSSRLHTSKILRLSEDLPLLIEIVDSEDNINAFLPILDGMMSSGLITLEKVQVLQYGTKTAS, encoded by the coding sequence ATGCAAATCCCCAATCAGGCTGTTTCGCTCCGGATCTTCATCGGCGAAAGCGACCATTGCAACGGCAAGCCGCTCTATGAAGCCATCGTGCTGGCGGCACGCGAGCGGCACATTGCCGGCGCTACCGTGCTGCGCGGCCCGATGGGGTTCGGCAAGTCGAGCCGGCTGCACACCTCGAAGATCCTGCGCCTCTCGGAAGACCTGCCGCTCCTGATCGAAATCGTCGACAGCGAGGACAACATCAACGCATTCCTGCCCATCCTGGATGGCATGATGTCTAGCGGCCTGATCACCTTGGAGAAGGTGCAGGTCCTCCAATATGGTACAAAGACCGCGAGCTGA
- a CDS encoding nucleotidyltransferase domain-containing protein: MDIVGLIGYYDLVSMTLITMQAESPQRQRATAAATGGEIEAAPFMPHDPLLTRLSSVFAGVPGIAAIVLGGSRARGSAHPTSDYDIGLYFTATAPLDTERLLAAAKAVADDPAAASVTPIGEWGPWIVGGAWLSVEGHKVDLLYRNADAVEAVMKACRAGQVTMDYQPGHPHGFCSAIWMGEIACCQPLHDPQALIARLKSTAQPYPRPLRDALIRRFQWEVLFGIENAELAIARDEQTHVAGCIYRSLACVAQVLFALNDRYLINEKGALPEAARLPLTVPHLAERSKEVWRLIGDGTLAAACEALRDIERQLQALTQSRGTLL; this comes from the coding sequence ATGGATATCGTCGGCCTGATCGGCTATTACGACCTGGTCTCGATGACGCTGATCACGATGCAGGCGGAATCCCCCCAACGACAGCGTGCCACCGCTGCCGCCACTGGCGGCGAAATAGAAGCAGCGCCGTTCATGCCGCACGATCCCTTGCTCACGCGCCTCTCATCCGTCTTCGCCGGGGTGCCGGGTATCGCGGCCATCGTGCTCGGCGGCTCGCGTGCGCGGGGCAGCGCGCATCCGACGTCCGACTACGACATCGGCCTCTATTTCACCGCGACCGCTCCGCTGGATACGGAACGGCTGCTGGCCGCGGCAAAGGCCGTCGCAGACGACCCGGCGGCCGCTTCGGTGACGCCGATCGGCGAATGGGGACCGTGGATCGTCGGCGGCGCGTGGCTGTCGGTTGAGGGACACAAGGTCGATCTGCTCTACCGCAACGCTGATGCCGTCGAAGCCGTGATGAAAGCCTGCCGCGCCGGCCAGGTCACGATGGACTACCAGCCCGGCCATCCGCATGGCTTCTGCTCGGCGATCTGGATGGGCGAGATCGCCTGTTGCCAGCCGCTGCACGATCCGCAGGCCCTGATCGCCCGGCTGAAATCGACCGCGCAGCCCTATCCGCGACCACTGCGCGATGCCCTGATCCGGCGCTTTCAATGGGAGGTGCTGTTCGGCATCGAGAACGCCGAGCTTGCCATCGCGCGCGACGAGCAGACCCACGTCGCCGGATGCATCTACCGGTCGCTGGCCTGCGTCGCGCAGGTCCTGTTCGCGCTGAACGACCGCTATCTCATCAACGAGAAGGGCGCACTGCCGGAAGCCGCGCGTTTGCCGCTAACGGTTCCGCATCTGGCCGAGAGAAGCAAAGAGGTCTGGCGGCTGATTGGCGACGGCACGCTTGCGGCCGCCTGTGAAGCGTTGCGGGACATCGAACGGCAATTGCAGGCGCTGACGCAGTCGCGCGGAACGCTGCTCTAA
- a CDS encoding class I SAM-dependent RNA methyltransferase, whose amino-acid sequence MVERLTIDHVGHRGDGVALTTGDAIYVPGTLGGETVEVDHVVGHHPDRRKLLAVDVASPERIEPFCPHFGICGGCAIQHWATEPYQAWKRNIVVETLAQAGIDCAVAPLRDAHGAGRRRVTLHGRFGTHDVLKVGFSAASAHDVIPIHRCPILDPALEGALDAAWALAEPLTSRMPVTKPLDIQVTATANGLDVDVRGSGPLPTPLVTALSRVAEQHRLARLTRHGELVLQRLPPTVRMGRAEVTLPPGSFLQATVAGEEALAALVAERIGKAKEVLDLFCGVGPFALRLAEKARVTAYDNDAGAIAALAKAARTPGLKPIRCEPRDLFRRPLVPPELRDFDAVVFDPPRQGAQAQALKLAASRVPVVIAVSCNAATFARDARLLIDGGYKIEAVVPVDQFRHTPHVELVARFTR is encoded by the coding sequence GTGGTTGAGCGCCTCACGATCGACCATGTCGGCCATCGCGGCGACGGCGTTGCGCTCACGACGGGTGATGCGATCTATGTGCCCGGCACGCTCGGCGGCGAGACCGTCGAGGTCGACCATGTCGTTGGCCATCACCCTGATCGTCGCAAGCTGCTGGCGGTGGACGTCGCGAGCCCCGAGCGCATCGAGCCGTTCTGTCCGCATTTCGGCATCTGCGGCGGCTGCGCGATCCAGCATTGGGCGACCGAGCCCTACCAGGCCTGGAAGCGCAACATCGTGGTCGAGACGCTGGCGCAGGCCGGCATCGATTGCGCGGTCGCGCCGCTGCGCGACGCTCATGGCGCCGGCCGAAGACGGGTCACGCTGCACGGGCGGTTCGGCACGCATGACGTGCTCAAGGTCGGCTTCTCGGCCGCGAGCGCGCACGACGTGATTCCGATCCATCGCTGTCCGATCCTCGATCCGGCGCTGGAAGGCGCGCTCGATGCAGCCTGGGCACTGGCCGAGCCGCTGACGTCGAGGATGCCGGTGACGAAACCGCTCGACATCCAGGTCACCGCGACCGCCAACGGCCTCGATGTCGACGTGCGCGGCTCCGGCCCGCTGCCGACGCCGCTGGTCACGGCGCTGTCGCGCGTTGCCGAACAGCACCGTCTGGCGCGACTGACGCGGCACGGCGAGCTGGTGCTGCAACGCCTGCCGCCGACGGTGAGGATGGGCCGCGCTGAGGTGACGCTGCCGCCGGGCTCGTTCCTGCAAGCGACCGTGGCGGGCGAAGAAGCGCTGGCCGCTCTCGTTGCAGAGCGCATCGGCAAGGCGAAGGAGGTTCTCGACCTCTTTTGCGGTGTCGGCCCCTTCGCATTGCGTCTTGCGGAAAAGGCACGCGTCACCGCCTACGACAACGACGCCGGTGCCATCGCCGCGCTCGCGAAGGCCGCGCGCACGCCGGGCTTGAAGCCGATCAGGTGCGAGCCGCGCGACCTGTTCCGCCGTCCCTTGGTGCCACCGGAGCTGCGCGATTTCGATGCCGTCGTGTTCGATCCGCCGCGCCAGGGCGCGCAGGCTCAGGCGTTGAAACTCGCGGCGAGCAGGGTGCCCGTGGTGATCGCAGTCTCCTGCAACGCCGCGACGTTTGCCCGCGACGCGCGGCTGTTGATCGATGGTGGTTACAAGATCGAAGCCGTCGTCCCGGTCGACCAGTTCCGCCACACGCCGCATGTGGAATTGGTCGCGCGATTTACGCGGTGA
- the crcB gene encoding fluoride efflux transporter CrcB, which yields MLSGAIAIIVGSVLGGCTRYFVSGAIARRLGETFPWGTMTINVTGAFLIGILGALATHPGSLFASPSPWLFAVTGFLGCYTTVSSFSLQTLTLARSGEPVHALGNVVFSVGLCLAAVSCGFLLADSFGG from the coding sequence GTGCTGAGCGGAGCGATCGCAATCATTGTCGGCAGTGTGCTGGGCGGCTGCACCCGCTATTTCGTCTCCGGCGCCATCGCGCGGCGGCTGGGCGAGACCTTTCCCTGGGGCACCATGACCATCAACGTCACAGGCGCCTTCCTGATCGGCATTCTTGGCGCGCTGGCGACTCATCCAGGCTCTCTCTTCGCCTCGCCCAGTCCGTGGCTGTTCGCGGTGACCGGCTTCCTCGGCTGCTACACGACGGTGTCCTCGTTCAGCCTGCAAACGCTGACACTGGCGCGCAGCGGCGAGCCGGTACACGCGCTCGGCAATGTCGTGTTCTCGGTCGGACTTTGCCTCGCGGCCGTGAGCTGCGGCTTCCTCCTCGCGGACAGCTTTGGAGGCTAG